From the genome of Niabella agricola, one region includes:
- a CDS encoding sialate O-acetylesterase yields the protein MPALFADSMVLQQHTNAPVWGWASPGQKVEVSGSWSGKAVHTFAGKNGKWMLRLSTPGAGGPYELRIRAGETRILRGVLIGEVWICSGQSNMEMPVEGWATDPVKNSAGEIAGAHYPNIRLFTVEKSIAYTPREDVKGNWLACTPATVRSFSATAFFFGKELYNKLQVPVGLIHTSWGGTVAEAWTSESGLRLMGDFDKELNTIDSVHRNMAAIVEHDHINDQKWQQAQHDYSAAYTGGADNATWKSIKVPGFWEDAGLPDIDGVVWFKRVVSIPGTWAGKELKMDLGPIDDRDVLYVNGVAVDSTMQGFTWAAERHYTIPGKLVKAGDNVLSIKIIDDGGRGGMYGKAEQMVLYPETGTAASGIKLNGEWQYKLVAVKPKPVLNTWPNQPSVLYNAMIAPLVPFAIKGAIWYQGESNVGRARQYTTLFPLMISDWRLKWHQGAFPFYFVQIAPFKYWGETTQAAELRDAQRRTLSLSPNTGMAVTLDIGNTDNIHPADKPEVGKRLALWALSESYKKKAIYSGPLYKGFEVKAGRVVVSFTHTDGGLKSRNGALEGFELQNTDGSWKPATAVIEGNKVMVRSNTISNPVGVRYAFYAASAGTLFNGYGLPASSFTSAALK from the coding sequence TTGCCGGCGTTATTTGCAGACAGTATGGTTCTGCAGCAGCATACCAATGCGCCTGTTTGGGGCTGGGCCTCTCCGGGACAGAAAGTGGAAGTGAGCGGAAGCTGGTCCGGCAAAGCAGTACATACATTCGCCGGTAAGAATGGAAAATGGATGCTGCGGCTTTCAACTCCCGGCGCCGGAGGTCCTTATGAACTGCGCATCAGGGCCGGAGAAACCAGGATCCTGCGGGGCGTGCTGATCGGGGAAGTATGGATCTGCTCCGGTCAGTCGAATATGGAAATGCCGGTAGAGGGATGGGCTACCGATCCTGTCAAAAACTCGGCGGGGGAAATAGCGGGCGCTCATTATCCCAACATCCGGCTGTTCACTGTTGAAAAAAGTATTGCTTACACACCGCGTGAGGATGTCAAAGGCAACTGGCTGGCCTGTACTCCGGCAACTGTGCGCAGCTTCAGTGCTACCGCCTTTTTTTTTGGAAAAGAATTATACAATAAGCTGCAGGTGCCGGTCGGTCTTATCCATACCAGCTGGGGGGGAACGGTAGCCGAGGCATGGACCAGCGAAAGCGGGTTACGTTTAATGGGTGATTTTGATAAAGAACTGAACACCATCGACTCCGTTCACCGGAATATGGCTGCTATTGTTGAGCACGATCATATAAATGATCAGAAATGGCAACAGGCACAGCATGACTATAGCGCTGCATATACCGGTGGCGCAGACAACGCCACCTGGAAGAGCATAAAGGTCCCCGGCTTTTGGGAAGATGCGGGGTTGCCGGATATAGACGGTGTTGTATGGTTTAAACGTGTGGTAAGTATACCCGGAACGTGGGCCGGAAAAGAATTGAAGATGGACCTGGGGCCCATCGACGACCGGGACGTATTGTATGTTAATGGTGTAGCGGTAGACAGTACCATGCAAGGTTTTACCTGGGCCGCAGAAAGGCATTATACCATACCCGGAAAGCTGGTGAAGGCGGGAGATAACGTGCTCTCCATTAAAATTATCGATGACGGGGGCCGCGGTGGTATGTACGGAAAAGCAGAACAAATGGTCTTGTATCCGGAAACAGGGACTGCGGCCTCCGGCATAAAATTAAACGGAGAGTGGCAGTATAAACTGGTTGCTGTTAAACCGAAGCCTGTTTTGAATACCTGGCCCAATCAACCGTCGGTATTATATAACGCAATGATTGCCCCGCTGGTACCTTTTGCCATAAAAGGCGCGATCTGGTACCAGGGAGAATCCAACGTAGGCAGGGCCAGACAATATACCACGTTATTTCCCCTGATGATCAGCGATTGGCGGCTCAAATGGCATCAGGGAGCCTTTCCATTTTATTTCGTGCAGATTGCTCCCTTTAAGTATTGGGGCGAAACCACGCAGGCTGCTGAATTGCGGGATGCGCAGCGAAGAACGCTGTCCCTGTCTCCCAATACGGGTATGGCCGTTACGCTGGATATTGGTAATACGGATAATATTCACCCGGCCGATAAACCGGAGGTAGGAAAACGCCTGGCGCTTTGGGCATTAAGTGAATCCTACAAAAAGAAGGCTATTTATTCCGGGCCGCTCTATAAGGGTTTTGAAGTAAAAGCGGGTAGAGTCGTGGTGTCGTTTACGCATACGGATGGAGGGCTTAAATCGCGTAACGGAGCTTTAGAAGGATTTGAACTGCAAAACACTGATGGCTCATGGAAACCGGCAACAGCGGTGATTGAAGGCAACAAGGTAATGGTGCGCAGCAATACTATCTCAAACCCCGTTGGGGTACGCTATGCGTTTTATGCGGCCTCTGCGGGTACTTTGTTTAATGGGTACGGATTGCCGGCGTCATCGTTTACTTCGGCAGCATTAAAATGA
- a CDS encoding sialate O-acetylesterase yields MKPVVKPVLTTLFLIVAKLVLADVKLPVLYQSNMVLQRDKPCTIRGIADNGETVSLVFNHTTYRTKARNLSWEITLPPQPAGGPYDILIEGKNRLQLSDVLFGDVWICSGQSNMQFSVKDARPQPDTATYNNDNIRLFTVGIGADFVPQDTVKGGSWKIARVKEVNGFSAAGFFFGSYLQHQLNIPVGLISVNLGATAIEEWMSNEALRPFPQFADFYNTYLAPGKSMKAINDDFEKIKSSWEQTGYLKDDPGLAHQWYLPDTDISDWKTMNQPSHWEDNELKDYDGSVWFRKSYDSLPKDFWGNTNISLGQVDDYNICWVNGVKIGEGYGNMNMYTYKVPDSLLKPKNNVVVVRVFDAGGKGGMYNMFWNPFLAGSWNYKKGVQIDPATFKKPLVANYYIFGTPSILYNANIAPLTQLSIKGFIWYQGEANTGRATEYSQLLPAMITDWRKKFGQGPLPFLIVQLPDLGKEPELPEDNEWAELRGAQSSALSLPNTGMAVTIDIGEAGNLHPHNKLDVGRRLGMAALSGVYGADSIAASPRYKHMEIAGDSIVITFDNHIICKNKYGYIRGFAIAGADHIFHWARAYQKNSYSIVVYNPGIKPPLQVRYLWSGEPGAIDLYNKNGLPAAPFRTDQFKLTTEGKMYRFEP; encoded by the coding sequence ATGAAACCAGTAGTTAAACCCGTACTTACAACATTATTCCTCATCGTTGCGAAACTGGTCCTGGCCGATGTAAAATTACCGGTCCTTTATCAAAGCAATATGGTATTGCAAAGGGACAAACCCTGCACCATACGTGGAATAGCAGATAACGGTGAAACCGTTTCCCTGGTATTCAACCATACAACCTACCGCACCAAAGCAAGGAACCTGAGCTGGGAAATAACCCTGCCCCCTCAACCGGCCGGTGGCCCATACGATATCCTCATTGAGGGTAAAAACCGGCTCCAATTATCGGATGTTCTGTTTGGCGACGTCTGGATCTGCAGCGGACAAAGCAATATGCAGTTCAGCGTAAAAGATGCCCGTCCCCAGCCCGATACCGCTACCTACAACAATGATAATATACGGCTTTTTACCGTTGGCATTGGTGCCGACTTTGTACCGCAGGATACCGTGAAGGGTGGTTCCTGGAAGATTGCCCGTGTAAAGGAGGTCAATGGCTTCAGCGCTGCAGGTTTCTTCTTTGGAAGTTACCTGCAACATCAGCTGAACATTCCCGTGGGTCTTATCAGCGTGAACCTGGGGGCAACAGCCATTGAAGAATGGATGAGCAACGAAGCGCTGCGTCCGTTCCCTCAATTTGCAGATTTCTACAATACCTATCTTGCCCCGGGCAAAAGTATGAAGGCGATAAACGACGACTTTGAAAAAATAAAATCCTCCTGGGAGCAAACCGGCTATCTGAAAGATGATCCCGGCCTGGCGCACCAATGGTATCTGCCGGATACCGATATCAGCGACTGGAAAACGATGAACCAGCCGTCTCACTGGGAAGACAATGAATTAAAAGATTACGATGGATCCGTATGGTTCAGAAAGAGCTACGATTCCCTTCCGAAGGATTTTTGGGGCAATACCAACATCAGCCTGGGGCAGGTAGACGACTACAATATCTGCTGGGTGAACGGCGTAAAAATCGGCGAAGGCTATGGCAATATGAACATGTATACCTATAAGGTTCCGGACAGCCTGCTGAAGCCCAAAAACAATGTAGTGGTGGTACGGGTTTTTGATGCCGGGGGTAAAGGTGGCATGTATAATATGTTCTGGAACCCGTTCCTGGCGGGCTCCTGGAACTATAAAAAGGGGGTACAGATCGATCCTGCAACATTTAAAAAACCGTTGGTAGCCAATTACTACATTTTTGGTACACCATCCATCCTCTACAATGCAAATATTGCACCGCTTACACAACTGAGCATTAAAGGATTTATATGGTACCAGGGCGAAGCCAATACCGGAAGAGCAACGGAATACAGCCAGTTACTGCCCGCAATGATCACCGACTGGCGCAAAAAATTCGGCCAGGGGCCCCTTCCCTTTTTAATAGTGCAACTACCCGATTTAGGCAAAGAACCAGAGTTACCGGAAGACAACGAATGGGCCGAACTGCGCGGGGCACAATCATCGGCACTCTCCCTGCCCAATACCGGCATGGCAGTAACCATCGACATCGGCGAGGCCGGCAACCTGCATCCGCATAATAAACTGGATGTAGGACGGCGGCTTGGAATGGCGGCACTGAGCGGCGTCTATGGTGCAGACAGTATTGCAGCCAGCCCCCGTTATAAGCACATGGAAATAGCCGGCGACAGCATCGTGATCACTTTTGACAACCACATAATTTGCAAAAACAAATACGGCTATATCCGCGGTTTTGCCATTGCCGGTGCAGACCATATTTTTCACTGGGCAAGAGCTTATCAAAAAAACAGCTATTCCATTGTGGTTTATAACCCGGGCATAAAGCCCCCCCTGCAGGTTCGGTATTTGTGGAGCGGTGAACCAGGCGCCATTGACCTGTACAATAAAAACGGGTTACCAGCAGCACCTTTCAGAACCGATCAGTTTAAACTGACTACAGAGGGGAAAATGTACCGTTTTGAACCATAA
- a CDS encoding glycoside hydrolase family 43 protein, translated as MRVTCFLFVIFFAAACAAARPAQLPDRRLPAAKDTIDPVIHGDLADPSVIRVGNSYYATGTSSEWAPHYPLFKSGDLVHWKQTGYIFNKTPDWISSSFWAPELLYRKGIYYVYYTARKKSDGISCIGVATAEDPEKGFTDRGIVVEFGKEAIDAFMVEENGVWYITFKAYGLDDRPIELLGYQLSDDGLKTVGKPFMLMRDDEKKGMEGQCIVRRNNYYYLFYSAGGCCGLQCSYHVNVARSRTLKGPYTRFEENPVMDAFDGWKCTGHGTIVTDRKGADYYLFHAYNKTTDVHTGRQGMLARVNWDAQTGWPSFHPVTGNPVRNFSDDFSGISLNTAWQWDFRHTQPVIRTGKGRLYLSGTPGAENRSGTALTIRPYSANYEMTTAVLNRNSALKGLTVYADADQAFGIGIKNDSIEIWCVKENIRKVLGGVKINGALVCYFKMTVTDGRRTRFYWSNDQRSWNELRVEDAAISQFLPPWDRSSRPGLLQLGADPAVFGFFRIRYL; from the coding sequence ATGCGTGTGACCTGTTTTCTGTTCGTCATTTTTTTTGCTGCCGCCTGCGCGGCTGCCCGTCCTGCGCAGCTGCCCGATCGCCGGTTACCGGCAGCAAAGGACACCATTGATCCCGTTATTCATGGAGATCTTGCCGATCCCTCGGTGATCCGGGTAGGTAATAGCTATTACGCCACCGGCACTTCGTCGGAATGGGCCCCACATTACCCGCTTTTCAAATCCGGAGATCTTGTCCACTGGAAACAGACCGGCTATATTTTCAATAAAACTCCGGACTGGATTTCATCGTCTTTTTGGGCCCCCGAGTTATTGTATAGAAAGGGTATCTATTATGTGTATTATACGGCACGGAAAAAATCGGATGGCATATCCTGTATCGGAGTAGCTACAGCTGAGGATCCGGAAAAAGGCTTCACGGATAGAGGTATAGTAGTGGAGTTTGGCAAAGAAGCCATCGATGCTTTTATGGTGGAGGAAAACGGAGTATGGTATATTACGTTTAAAGCCTATGGACTGGATGACCGGCCAATAGAACTATTGGGGTATCAACTGTCGGATGATGGATTGAAGACCGTTGGCAAGCCCTTTATGCTCATGCGCGATGATGAAAAAAAAGGTATGGAAGGTCAATGCATTGTCCGGCGGAACAATTATTACTACCTGTTTTATTCTGCAGGAGGCTGTTGCGGACTACAATGCAGCTATCATGTAAACGTAGCAAGATCCAGGACGTTAAAGGGCCCCTATACCCGGTTTGAGGAAAATCCTGTAATGGATGCTTTTGACGGCTGGAAATGTACCGGGCATGGTACGATCGTAACGGATAGAAAAGGTGCGGATTATTATCTTTTTCACGCGTACAACAAAACAACAGATGTGCATACAGGCAGGCAGGGAATGCTGGCCCGCGTAAATTGGGACGCTCAGACCGGTTGGCCTTCTTTTCATCCTGTAACGGGCAATCCTGTCAGGAATTTTTCAGACGATTTTTCCGGCATTTCTCTGAATACCGCATGGCAATGGGACTTCAGGCATACACAACCGGTGATCAGGACCGGAAAAGGACGGTTATATTTATCGGGAACGCCCGGCGCGGAAAACAGGTCGGGCACGGCATTGACCATCAGACCTTATTCTGCAAACTATGAGATGACTACGGCTGTTCTCAATCGGAATAGTGCCCTCAAAGGATTAACGGTTTATGCCGATGCAGACCAGGCCTTTGGTATCGGTATAAAAAATGACAGTATCGAGATCTGGTGTGTAAAGGAGAATATCCGCAAAGTCCTGGGCGGTGTTAAAATAAACGGGGCGCTTGTCTGTTATTTTAAAATGACCGTTACGGACGGGCGAAGGACCCGCTTCTACTGGAGCAACGATCAGCGTAGCTGGAATGAGTTGCGCGTTGAAGACGCCGCTATTTCACAATTTTTACCACCCTGGGACAGAAGTTCGAGGCCCGGGCTGTTGCAGCTGGGTGCGGATCCCGCCGTTTTCGGTTTTTTCCGGATCCGGTATTTATAG
- a CDS encoding GH92 family glycosyl hydrolase has translation MIKKTFLLCCLFSMGIALTARPQRQLVDYVSTLQGTNSSWDLSYGNVYPTVALPFPVHSWSPQTGKNGDGWKYTYKAKTIRGFQQVHQCSPWMGDYGVFSLMPVWGKLVVNEEARATAFDHGNEIAKPSYYKVKFDNNVVTEIAPTERAAHMRFSFPKGGDAYLVLDGYTQFSFVKIIPEERKLIGYVTNGTFIPRNFKNHFVIEFDQPFVNYGTWSNEGRSINEKALSDSGDKRGAFVQFRPGTRVQVKMSSSYISPQQAALNLKQELGGYAKFEDTKKAADQVWNELLGRVRVEGGSEDDKATFYSCVFRANLFSHKFYDLKEDGTPYYFSPYDDKVHDGYMYTDNGFWDTFRAQFPLTNILHPTMQGRYMQSLLDAQEQYGFFPTWSNPGMSGVMIGNHAISLLTDAWVKGIRSFDPYKALAAYYHEATNKGPWGGSSGREGSSYWFSLGYIPYKEVSESGAKSLEYAYDDWCAYQLAKLTGNKFYEDIFERQIYNYKNVFDTTVGFVRGRDKNGNWVPADFDPVEWGDPFTEGNPWQWTWSVFHDINGLIQLMGGAGRFNAKLDSLFTAPNTVKYGSYGHEIHEMKEMVLQGLGQYAHGNEPVQHAAYLYNYSGQPWKSQKQLREIMRKIYNATPSGFPGDEDQGETSSWYVLSALGLYAVCPGTDQYIIGSPLFGKATITLENGKKFTVLAKNNSEQNVYIRAAKLNNKVYSKNWIRYADIANGGVLELEMSATPNKERGVSEADRPYSVSFPD, from the coding sequence ATGATTAAAAAGACATTCTTACTGTGCTGCCTGTTCAGTATGGGTATTGCATTAACAGCGCGGCCGCAGCGGCAGCTGGTAGATTATGTGAGCACCCTGCAGGGAACAAATTCCAGCTGGGATTTATCTTATGGCAATGTTTATCCTACTGTTGCATTGCCCTTTCCGGTGCATTCCTGGTCGCCCCAGACCGGTAAGAACGGTGATGGCTGGAAATACACATACAAAGCTAAAACAATACGGGGCTTTCAGCAGGTGCACCAGTGCAGCCCCTGGATGGGGGACTACGGTGTTTTTTCCCTAATGCCGGTTTGGGGTAAACTGGTGGTTAATGAGGAAGCGCGGGCAACCGCCTTCGATCATGGCAATGAAATTGCAAAACCCTCCTATTATAAAGTGAAGTTCGATAACAATGTAGTTACCGAAATTGCGCCCACAGAGCGCGCAGCACATATGCGGTTCTCTTTTCCTAAGGGAGGTGATGCCTATCTGGTCCTGGATGGGTATACCCAATTTTCCTTTGTAAAGATCATCCCGGAAGAAAGGAAACTGATCGGGTATGTAACGAATGGAACCTTCATTCCCAGGAATTTTAAAAATCATTTTGTTATCGAGTTCGATCAGCCATTCGTAAATTATGGCACCTGGAGCAACGAGGGGCGCAGTATCAATGAAAAAGCCTTATCGGATTCCGGCGACAAACGGGGTGCTTTTGTACAATTCCGGCCGGGTACCCGTGTACAGGTAAAGATGTCCTCTTCCTACATCAGCCCGCAACAGGCCGCATTAAACCTTAAGCAGGAACTGGGCGGGTATGCAAAATTTGAAGATACAAAAAAAGCGGCAGATCAGGTATGGAATGAACTGCTGGGAAGGGTGCGGGTTGAAGGCGGTAGTGAGGATGATAAAGCAACCTTTTATTCCTGCGTATTCCGGGCAAATTTATTCAGCCATAAATTTTATGATCTGAAAGAAGACGGTACCCCTTATTATTTTAGTCCTTATGATGATAAAGTTCATGACGGTTATATGTATACCGATAATGGCTTCTGGGATACCTTCAGGGCACAGTTCCCGTTAACCAATATTCTGCACCCGACCATGCAGGGGCGCTATATGCAATCATTACTGGATGCTCAGGAGCAGTACGGCTTTTTTCCTACATGGTCAAATCCTGGTATGTCCGGTGTAATGATCGGTAACCACGCAATATCTTTATTAACTGATGCCTGGGTGAAGGGCATCCGGAGTTTTGATCCGTATAAGGCATTAGCGGCCTATTACCATGAAGCTACCAATAAAGGCCCCTGGGGCGGTTCCAGCGGCAGGGAAGGAAGTTCCTATTGGTTTAGCTTGGGATATATCCCCTATAAGGAGGTTTCTGAAAGCGGCGCTAAATCGCTGGAGTATGCATATGACGATTGGTGTGCGTATCAGCTGGCGAAACTTACCGGCAATAAATTTTATGAGGATATATTTGAAAGGCAAATATATAATTATAAAAATGTATTTGATACAACTGTGGGTTTTGTACGCGGCCGCGATAAGAACGGCAACTGGGTGCCAGCGGACTTTGATCCGGTAGAGTGGGGCGATCCATTCACTGAAGGAAATCCCTGGCAATGGACCTGGTCGGTTTTTCATGATATAAACGGCCTTATTCAGTTAATGGGCGGTGCCGGCCGGTTCAATGCAAAGCTGGACAGCCTCTTTACAGCTCCCAATACCGTAAAGTATGGTTCTTATGGTCATGAGATACATGAAATGAAGGAAATGGTGCTGCAGGGACTTGGTCAGTATGCACATGGTAACGAGCCGGTGCAGCATGCGGCTTATCTTTATAATTATTCAGGGCAGCCGTGGAAATCTCAAAAACAGTTGCGGGAGATCATGCGCAAAATTTATAACGCCACTCCCAGCGGATTTCCGGGTGATGAGGATCAGGGCGAAACCTCCTCCTGGTATGTGCTGAGCGCTTTGGGGTTATACGCTGTTTGCCCGGGCACAGATCAGTATATTATTGGAAGCCCACTTTTTGGCAAGGCTACCATTACACTGGAAAACGGTAAAAAGTTTACAGTACTGGCAAAAAACAACAGCGAGCAAAACGTATACATCAGGGCAGCAAAACTGAACAATAAAGTGTATAGTAAAAACTGGATCCGGTATGCGGATATTGCAAACGGAGGTGTTTTAGAGCTGGAGATGAGCGCAACGCCTAATAAAGAACGGGGAGTGTCAGAAGCAGACCGGCCTTACTCCGTATCCTTTCCGGATTAG